Proteins from a single region of Flavobacterium sp. YJ01:
- a CDS encoding DUF3861 domain-containing protein, with the protein MEKRSNKYYLTLSLKEYANGETEPAKELGIEFDNHDEIFGIIDRIKDKNIFANESEAIQFALGLKLFSEIKLKNRKNPLFEELNEVFPVFMKKLKSL; encoded by the coding sequence ATGGAAAAAAGATCAAACAAATATTATCTGACTTTAAGTCTAAAAGAATATGCAAACGGCGAAACTGAGCCTGCAAAAGAATTAGGAATTGAATTTGATAATCACGACGAAATTTTCGGAATAATAGATAGAATCAAAGACAAAAACATTTTTGCGAATGAATCAGAAGCCATTCAATTTGCTTTGGGACTAAAATTATTCAGCGAAATCAAATTAAAAAATCGTAAAAACCCACTTTTTGAAGAATTAAATGAAGTTTTTCCTGTTTTTATGAAAAAGCTAAAAAGTTTATAA
- a CDS encoding LytTR family DNA-binding domain-containing protein → MTVLKCIAVDDEPLALKLVETFIEQTPFLELTATCDNAVEAMGIIRETKPDVVFLDINMPNLTGMELARLIQDQAGPLPKIIFTTAYNHYAIEGYKVNAVDYLLKPFSYEEFLRASSKVLQLHEESNNQFQTVTLDDEFIFLKVEYQWVRISLKDICYIESLKDYVKVHLEDSQKALLSLISLKALEEKLPASKFMRVHRSFIVSLDKISAISKNSIFIDKIEITVGEQYKEAFKIVVDKWLK, encoded by the coding sequence ATGACAGTACTAAAATGCATAGCAGTAGATGATGAACCATTGGCTTTAAAATTGGTAGAAACTTTTATAGAACAAACTCCATTTTTAGAATTAACCGCCACTTGCGATAATGCTGTAGAAGCTATGGGAATTATTCGCGAAACAAAACCAGATGTTGTCTTCTTAGACATTAATATGCCCAATTTAACCGGAATGGAATTGGCAAGATTAATTCAAGATCAAGCTGGACCTTTGCCTAAAATTATTTTTACAACAGCTTACAATCATTATGCGATTGAAGGATATAAAGTAAATGCGGTTGATTATCTTTTAAAACCATTTAGTTACGAAGAATTCCTGCGTGCTTCTAGCAAAGTTCTGCAATTGCATGAAGAATCAAATAATCAATTTCAAACCGTTACTTTAGACGACGAGTTTATCTTTCTAAAAGTAGAATATCAATGGGTAAGAATTTCATTAAAAGATATCTGTTACATAGAAAGCTTGAAAGATTATGTAAAAGTACATTTAGAAGATTCTCAAAAAGCTTTATTGTCTCTAATTTCTTTAAAAGCTTTAGAAGAAAAACTTCCAGCATCAAAATTCATGCGTGTTCATCGTTCCTTCATTGTTTCTCTCGACAAAATTAGCGCCATTAGTAAAAACTCGATTTTTATTGATAAAATTGAAATTACAGTTGGCGAACAATATAAAGAAGCCTTTAAAATCGTAGTCGATAAATGGCTGAAATAA